The window ATTTTCGCATCTTCAAATTTGGTAAGAAGACGCTCACGCTGCCATTCTAGGATTTCAGGCATGCGTGCACGAACTTTCACGACTTCTTCAGTGATTGCATCTAAGCGCTGTACGATTAGCGCCTTCATGTTTTCGCCTTCACGAGCACGAGCATCAATGAACTCTGCGATGGCATCGTTGAATGCTTCAAGTAGATCTTTGTTGATGGCATCCATGTCTTGTTCTGGCGTTTCCATTACACCAGGCCAATTCATGATTTGGAATGGGTTCAAACGGCTGTCTTCACCCGTCATCGTCATAACTTGGTTAGCAGCATTAATTACTTGCTGAGCTAAACCTTCATTAATGCTTAGTTCGCCTTTCGCTGCTGGGTTTGCTTCGAAGCGAAGGTTACATTCAACCTTGCCGCGCGCTAGACGCTTACGGAAACGTTCACGTAAGATTGGCTCTAAACCACGGAACTGTTCAGGCATACGGAAGTAAGTTTCTAGGTAGCGTTGGTTTACACTACGGATTTCCCATACTGCGCTGCCCCAATCGCCTTTTACTTCTTTGCGTGCATACGCGGTCATACTATAAATCATCGAATTTTCCTGTCTTTTATCATTCTGAAAATAACGCGCACGCATAGTATCACGATACGGGTTGCACCCGAAGCTTGTAGCTTTTCGTTATAAATAGCTTTTAGCGATCAATAGATTTGAAAGATAAACTGCTATATAATCTTGCCCCAATCAAAACTGTCTCACCCCTTTCTTAGGTGATGCACTCTTTCGATAGTAAATCACTTCAGACTGTTAATAAGGTAGATACCAATGCGTCCAAATGACCGCGCTGTAGATCAAATTCGTCCAATTAAAATTACTCGTAACTACACAGCTTATGCTGAAGGTTCTGTATTAGTTGAGTTCGGCAACACTAAAGTTCTATGTAATGCGACGGTAGAAGAAAATGTACCGCGTTGGTTGAAAGGCCAAGGAAAGGGTTGGGTAACGGCTGAATACGGCATGCTTCCACGTGCAACGCACACTCGTAACCGTCGTGAAGCGGCGAGCGGTAAGCAAGGTGGTCGCACGATGGAAATCCAACGTCTGATCGCTCGTAGCCTACGTGCTGTTGTTGACCTGAAAGTAATGGGTGAAATCATGATCACTGTCGATTGTGATGTTATCCAAGCTGACGGCGGTACTCGTACTGCTTCTATTTCAGGTGCAAGCGTTGCAATGGCTGACGCTATCAACAGCTTACTAGCAAGCGGTAAACTGAAAAAGAACCCAATGAAAGGCCACGTAGCGGCAGTTTCAGTGGGCATCGTTGGTGCACAAGCACTGTGTGACCTTGAGTACGTTGAAGACTCAGCAGCCGATACCGACATGAACGTTGTAATGACGGAAGACGGTAAGATGATTGAGATTCAAGGCACCGCAGAAGGCGAACCGTTCAGCCACGAAGAGCTGATGCAGCTTTTAGCCCTGGCAAATAAGGGCATTACCGATATCGTCGAAGCGCAGAAAGCTGCGTTGGCCGATTAGTTTCTAGATAGCTCCCAATTTGGGGGCTATTTTTTTGTCTGTAAAACTCGAAAGGGTAGTGCAGAGCGTAAGTTAAGTTTTATTGAATAAACGTAGAGGAAAAACATGAAAGCATATCAACGTGAATTTATTGAATTTGCACTAGAGAAAGAAGTACTTAAGTTTGGTGAGTTTACTTTAAAGTCTGGCCGTAAGAGCCCTTACTTCTTCAATGCTGGATTGTTTAATACAGGTCGTGACCTTGCACGCTTAGGTCGCTTCTACGCAGCAGCATTGGCTGATTCGGGTATTGAGTTCGATGTACTATTTGGCCCTGCATACAAAGGTATCCCAATCGCAACAACAACAGCGGTTGCACTTGCTGATCACCACGATGTGGACACGCCTTATTGCTTCAACCGTAAAGAAGCAAAGAACCACGGTGAAGGTGGCAACCTAGTCGGTAGCGAACTTGAAGGTCGCATCATGCTAGTGGATGACGTGATCACTGCAGGTACTGCAATCCGTGAGTCGATGGAAATCATCCAAGCAAACGGCGCTGACTTAGCGGGCGTACTTGTTGCGATTGACCGTCAAGAGAAGGGCAAAGGTGAATTGTCTGCGATTCAAGAAGTAGAGCGTGACTTCGGTTGTGCGATTATCTCAATCGTTAGTTTGACTGACCTGGTGACATTCCTTGAAGAGAAAGGCACCGACGCAGCACATCTAGAATCTGTAAAAGCGTACCGCGCTCAATATGGTATCTAATTCGTAAACTGAAGAAGTTGAACCTAATGGTTTGGTTCCCTCGGTTTAGAGTTTAAAAAAGAAAAATGCCCGAGAGATGAAACTCTTTCGGGCATTTTTTTACTTAAATCTTATTGGACAGAATAATGCTCGCTTACTTGTAACGAATGCCTTTTTCCGCTTCTGGATCTTCCATGGTCTTGAAGCGTTTGTGTAGCCACATCCATTGCTCCGGGGCTCTTAAGATAATCTTCTCAAGATAGCGGTTCATATACGCTGCTGCCGCTTTTTCATCTTTCTGCGGATAGTTATCTTCGATTGATTCGTCGGCCATGATTTCATATTTGCCGTCGGCATTTCTAAAGCCAGACCCAATAACGACCGCGCATCGACTGGTGTAAGCCAAAATGCTGGTTCCAGTGGTGGTGCTTGCATCCTCTACTGCAAAGAAAGGTACGAATACAGATTTATTGCGACCGTAGTCATGATCAGGGAGATAGAATAGGCGATCTCCGTTACGCAGAACGCGTATCATCTTTTTCACATCTTTTCGATCAATAGTCAGATTGCCATTGTGGGTTCGGCCCCAAAACTGAATAAGGTTATATGCCGCGTTGTTATGTGGGCGATACACGCCATACCCATGCTGTCCGAGTACAGCAAAAGCGCGAGCGGTAATTTCAAGGTTGAGAGCGTGCACACAACAAAGTAGAACGCCTTTACCGTTTTTGCTATGCGATCTCATTACTGCAGTATCTTTATCAACCAGCAACATTTTAAATCGCCACGTAGGCCAAAACCAAGTAATGCCGGTTTCAACCAACGCTAATCCAGTATTTTTGAAGTTTTCTTTAACTAATTGATTTATTTCTTCTACGGGCTTTTCAGGAAAGGCTAGCTCCATATTACGAGTTGCAATATCAACCCGTTTTTTACCAAAACGCACGCCTAGTAAGCCAAGTCGCTGCCCTAAGGAGAGCAACACACGGTAAGGTAGCAGGTTAACAATTAGAGCCAACAACCCAAAGCCTAGCCATACGGGCCAGTATTTAGGGTGAAGCAGTAAGAGTGAAAATTCAGGCTTATCATATGTGGTTTTGTTCATATATTTGGCTTAATGCTGATTACTATTCGATTTGTGCACTCAGAAGTGCCCAATACTCTTCAAAGTTCGCTGTCGGTTGATATTTGAAATCTGAGCGAACAAATCGATTTAAACTTCCTTCAACCTGACCTAACAATTGAGCAGCTAAGATTTTTTCATCAACTGGGAATGACTTCCCTTCACGAAGCTTTCTTTCTCGTAGAATTTGGCGAAGTTGTGTCTCAATACGTTCGAAAAGCTGATTGATGCGATCGCGCAGGCGTTCATTTTCAAACATTAGAGCATGACCAGACAAAATTCGAGTCAGGCCTGGGTTACGTTCTGAGAAAACCAAGATAAGTTGTAGCACTAGGCGTATGCGCTCTAGTGTGTCTTTCTCTTCATCTAGAATACGGTTGATTCGAGACATCAACGCTTCTTCAATGAACTCGATCAAGCCTTCAAACATGCGAGCTTTGCTTGGGAAGTGGCGGTATAACGCAGCTTCAGAAACACCAACTTGCTTGGCCAACTTTACCGTTGTGATACGAGAAGCACCTTCGGTCGATTCCAACATTTGTGCTAGAGCTTGCAGGATCTCTTCACGACGGTTTGATTTTCGAGTACCGGCCATCTATTTACTTCCTTTCCTAAAGATGAGGATTGAGTGAAGAAGGATTATAAACACCATTCAATTCTGTTCCTAGTTTTGTAAGACCTAGGTCAACAGAATCGAGAGGTGTCAGCGTATTGTCAGGGTGAAATTGTGCGTTTATACGTCAATAAGCTGTTGGATCTGATTAAGGATCTGGAAACCAAGAGAGTCTTTGCTATCTAGAGGTAGAGATTTATCGCCACCTTTCCAATAAAGGTGCAACTCATTACTACTACTATTAAAGCCTTGGCCTTCGACAGAGACATCGTTAGCACAAATCATATCAAGGTTCTTTCTTTCCAATTTTCCGCGCGCATACTTCTCGACATCTTGAGTTTCTGCTGCGAAGCCGACAGTAAATGGACGATCTTCGGTCATTGAGGCAACGGAAGCCACAATGTCTGGGTTCTTAACCATTTGAATGGTCATGTCATCTTTACCATCGACTTTTTTGAGCTTTTGATCTGCAATGGTCTCTGGGCGGTAATCGGCAACCGCAGCGCAGCTGATGAAAATATCGTGTTGCGCAGCATTGGCATTAACGGCATCAAACATCTGTTGTGCGCTGTCTACATCAATGCGATTAACCTGATTTGGTGTCGCGAGTGATACAGGGCCACTAATTAGAGTCACCGTAGCACCTTGTTTCGCGGCCGCTTCAGCCAGTGCATAGCCCATCTTGCCCGAGCTATGATTGGTAATGTAACGAACTGGGTCGATCGCTTCGCGAGTTGGACCCGCAGTAATTAACACCGAACGGCCTGTAAGAGGTTTAGGTTGGAAGAAGTCTTCACAACGATGGACCAGTTGCATTGGCTCTAACATACGCCCCATACCAACATCGCCACAGGCCTGTTCACCAGCTGCCGGGCCCCAGATTTCACAGCCACGACGTTTTAGCGTTGCGATGTTCTCTTGAGTTGCAGGGTGGCTGTACATTTGTTGGTTCATTGCTGGGGATACCGCAACTGGCGCATCGGTTGCTAAAACCAAAGTGGTCAGTAGGTCGTTACCCATGCCTGCGGTCATGCGAGCAATAAGGTCTGCGGTTGCGGGTGCTAATAAGACTAGGTCAGCCCATTTCGCCAGTTCGATGTGCCCCATGGAAGCTTCAGCAGCAGGATCAAGCAAACTATCAGACACTGGCCTTCCAGAGACGGCTTGCATGGTGAGAGGAGTAATGAACTCCTTAGCCGCATTAGTCATGACGACTTGTACCTGCGCACCACGTTCGATTAAGCGTCGAGTCAGTTCGGCACATTTATAAGCTGCGATACCACCACTAATGCCAAGTAGGATTTTTTTTCCAGCTAGGCCTTGTTGGTCAGCGTTATCCAGTTGATTAACCAATGTTTGCATGATTCTGTTCCTTAATTTCTCTGGGACTAACGATATCAGAACAAAGGATTAGTGCCTAGAAGCAGAATTGGAACAGGTTTGACACTCATCAAGTTGATGTTATCAAACTTATCAATTACACGGTTTTGCTAGGCATTAGTCTTCTTTATAACGCTGTGGAAGCTCTCCGTAGACAAACGGATTAGGGTGATGGATCGTATTCATCACCCTAGATAGCCTTTATATGCCTATAAGTAAAATGCCTGTTGAGTCGATGCCAAGAGAAAAGTTACTGAGTAGAGGCCCCGACTCCTTAAGTGATGCGGAGTTGTTAGCGATATTTCTTCGAACGGGCACACAAGGAATGAACGTTTTAGAGTTATCGGATAAGTTGATCAAAGATTTTGGTTCGCTTCGCCATCTTTTTTCTGCAACGGAGGCCGAGTTTTGTGCCCATAAAGGGATGGGGCAGGCGAAATATGTCCAGTTGCAGGCTGTTTTGGAGATGACGCAACGTTATTTGGCCGAGACTGTATCTCGAGGGGATGCATTAACTAGCCCAAGCCACACCAAGTTGTATCTTTCGAGTATGTTGCGTGATCGCCAGCGAGAAGCCTTCTATATATTGTTCCTAGATAACCAAAACAGAGTAATAAAGGATGAAGTGATGTTTGAAGGAACCATCGATGCAGCATCTGTTTACCCTAGAGAAGTGGTTAAACGGGCACTTCATCATAATGCAGCCGCTTTAATCCTAGCGCACAACCATCCTTCCGGTGTCGCAGAGCCAAGCCAAGCAGATAGGCGAATTACACGTAGATTAACCGATGCATTGGCACTAGTGGACATCCGAATTCTCGACCATTTTGTCGTTGGAGATGGCGAAGTTATCTCTTTTGCAGAGCGCGGATGGATTTGAATCACATTTTAGGTTGTTAGTTGCGTTAAATCTGCTATCATTCCGCCCACATTTTAGAACCTTAAATCAGCTCTGATTACTCAAATAGCTGCCCTGTTCAAAAAAAGATCACGAAATCCTTAAAAAGGATCTGTTCGGGTCTTGAGCAATGCATGTCAAGTTAGTATAATACGCGACCTTTGATAGCCTTGAATGGATTTTCCATTATGGTTTTTACCTCTATTTTCAGAATTGATAGAGAGGTTCGGCCACCAAGGTTGATATCGAGCTGAAACGATTTGGAGAGACATTCATGTCCCGAGTATGTCAAGTAACTGGTAAGCGTCCAGTAACGGGTAACAACCGTTCACACGCACGCAATGCTACCAAGCGTCGTTTTCTGCCGAACCTACAAACTCACCGTTTCTGGGTAGAGAGCGAAAAACGTTTTGTTAAACTACGTCTAACTGCTAAAGGCATGCGTATTATTGATAAGAAAGGCATCGATGCTGTTCTTGTTGATATCCGTGCACGTGGCGAAAACGTTTAAGAGGAATTAAGCAATGGCTAAAGGCATTCGTGAGAAAATCCGTCTAGTATCTTCTGCTGGAACTGGTCACTTCTACACAACTGACAAGAACAAGCGTAACATGCCAGGCAAATTTGAGATCAAAAAGTTTGATCCAGTAGTTCGCCAGCACGTTATGTACAAAGAAGCTAAAATCAAGTAATTGATAGCCCCTTTGTCTCTTCTTTTATAGAAGAATAAATTAAAAACCCAGCTTATAGCTGGGTTTTTTTATGCCCAAAATTTGGGAAACCCCTGTGTTTGAGAAAACTGAGGTTTTTTGAGAAGCTTAAGTTTTTCGAGAAGACTCAGTATTTTTGAGGAGCGTAAGTATTATGGGCTCAATTTGGCAGCTAACTGGTAGAAGTTACACTTGTAGTCGGGCGTATTGGATAGAAAAAAGCTCAGCATAGAAAGTTTCGCCTTTTTCACGATATACTGAGCACTCAATAGGTTAGATGAGCAGAATTAGATGAGATATCGTGGACGTCGATGGAACAACATACTCATGTTCAGTGTGATTGTTTTTATTGGGGTGTTAAACCTTCCAACATTGATTAAAGCTTATTTGATCGATCCCGAACCTGAAGTTAAGGTCAGCGGTTCTTATCCTTCTCTTTTAAATCCAGCAGCTGAGCTTCAAGCTTTGCATTTTGCTAATTGGTCAGTTGTACTAGAAGACGAGCATTGGGCTTATCAATTTAAAGACACAGTGTTTCCTCAAACTACCAGTGCACAAGAGTTGTCACAGAGATGGCAGGAACTTGTGGGCACCGAAGTTGACTCTCAAACCTATACCGACCTCTCACCACAATTGAATACCCCGCGCACCATTGAGGTGTGGTATCAAGATCAAGAAGAACCACAACGTATTACTTATTATCAACTACCTCAGTTCTGGTTGCTAAAAAACTGGAATGATCAGTGGTTGGCGGTGTCTATTGAAGAGAGCTACTTGTTTCCAATCTTTGGCTCAGACCAGTCCTTTAAATCATACCAGTCATTTAAATCAGATAAGCTATCTATATCAGCCGAACCATCTCTATCGGACGACTAACTATGCCTGAATTACCTGAAGTTGAAGTAAGCCGCATGGGGATCTCGCCTCATTTAGTTGGCGAGACGATTAAAACGCTTACCTTTCGTACCCCCAAGCTGCGCTGGGATATTCCTCAAGAACTTAAACGATTAGAAGGGCTGGTGATTCGCTCTATCTCACGCCGAGCTAAGTATCTATTGATTGAGACAGATGCTGGTACTGCGATTGTGCATCTAGGGATGTCTGGCTCACTGCGCGTGTTAGACGCAGACTTCCCGCCAGCAAAACACGATCATGTGGATCTCAAGCTCACCAATGGCAAAGTCTTGCGCTACAACGATCCGCGCCGCTTTGGCGCTTGGCTGTGGTCTGCACCTAATGAAGTCCATTCAGTGCTACTAGGCTCTGGCCCTGAACCACTAACCGATGACTTCAATGCAGATTATATCGCTGAAAAAGCCGCAAAACGAAAAGTTGCGGTTAAACAATTCATTATGGACAATAAAGTCGTGGTGGGCGTGGGGAACATCTACGCCAACGAAGCGCTATTTTCTTCACGTATTAATCCTTTGCGTTCTGCAAGTAAGGTTACAAAACAAGAGTGGCTCTTGTTAACCAAAGAGATCAAGCAAGTACTCGCGACGGCTATCAGACAGGGTGGAACAACACTAAAAGACTTTGCCCAAGCGGATGGAAAGCCGGGATATTTTGCTCAAGAGCTGCAGGTTTATGGTAAGGCTGGTGAACAGTGTCCTAACTGTGCAGAGCTGATTCAGGAACTTAAAATAGGGCAAAGAAACACGTTTTATTGCTCTCGTTGTCAGGTATAGATGTGTCCTTCTCAATACAGAAGTTGATATCACTTGAAGCTGTGTCTAGGGCACTTTATCTGATAAAATTACGGGTATTATTGTGGAATTTGTCGTCTTCATTTCTAAAGGCAGAGTCTACCTCTAGAGCTTTGTTGATAATTCCTTACCTATGGCTGCTGACTTTGCCTTCGTTACATTACGCAAAAATAAAATATAAAGAGAAACTATGAAGATATTTTATTATCTAAAACATGCCTTGCTCTCTATCGCACCTCGTTTGTATTTTTCAAAACAGTTTGAAAAGCTGGAAAAGTCATATTCAGGTCAAGCTGACTATATAAAAACCAGAGTAAATTATTATGTGAAAGGGCTCGGCGACTTTGATAAGGCTAGTCTAAGCTGCGAGATTAATAATTATTCTCGAAAAGGCTATACTTCTTATTTCTTTGATCTTAAAGAGTTTCTTCATTATTTTCCAAAGTACTTTCGTTTCAGTTACTACTTTGGCGATGAAACGCATATAGAGCCAGTTCCAACGCTATTTAAAGCTCGTCCGATTAATGGGAACAATAGTAACTCTGTACTGTTCAAATTAGATAAGCGTCGTCATTTTCGATTCGTGGATGATAGTTTAAGTTTTTCTGATAAAAAAAATATGGCCGTGTTTCGTGGTGCTGTGACTCAACCACATAGAATTCGTTTTATGGAACATTTGTACGGTCATCCTCTGATGAATGCAGGTCAATCGAATGCTTCAGAGCAACACCCTGAGTGGCAACAGCCATTTATGACAGTAGAAGAACAGCTTCAGTACAAATTCATTATTTGCCTTGAAGGGAACGATGTTGCATCAAACTTGAAGTGGGCAATGTCTTCAAACTCACTTGTCGTTACTCCAAAAATGAAATTTGAAACGTGGTTTATGGAAGGCACTTTGCAGCCAGGCATACATTATGTAGAGGTGAAGGATGACTGGTCGGATTTTGAGCAAAAAATTCAATACTATTTAGACAACCCTAAAGAGTCTGAACAGATGATCAAAAATGCGCATGAATACCTTGCCCCTTTCCAAGATGAACAACTAGAAAAATTGGTTTGTATTAAAACACTTCAAGAATACTTTAGACTATCTGGGCAAGCTGTTAACGAACACGCTATTAACGAGCAAGACAAATGAAAATTCTGATTATTGGCCCGTCATGGGTTGGAGACATGGTAATGTCTCAAGGCTTATATATTGAGTTGCAAAGACAGTATCCTGACGCAAAAATTGATGTTCTAGCGCCAGCATGGTGTAAGCCTATTTTGGAAAGAATGCCGCAAGTCAATCAAGCTCTTGAAATGCCACTAGGGCATGGGCAATTTGATCTGAAATCTCGTTATAGGATCGGAAAATCGTTGAGGGAAGTACAGTACGATAAAGCGTACGTATTACCTAACTCCGCGAAATCAGCTTTAATTCCCCTGTTTGCACGTGTCTCTGAACGAGTCGGTTGGAAAGGTGAAATGCGTTATGGCTTGCTTAACGACGTTAGAACCAATAAGAAAGCGTTTCAATACATGTTAGAGCGATATGTAGCGTTAGCGCACCCTAAAGCTGAAATGACGGGTAGTGGTTGTTTAGGTGAATTGTCATCATTACCTTTCCCTAGTTTGCAAGTTGTTGACTCTAGCCAACAAGAGGCTATGGAGCAATTTGGTTTAAACAATCAAAGGCCTGTTCTTGGTTTATGTCCTGGCGCTGAGTTTGGCCCTGCGAAACGTTGGCCTGATAATCACTTTGCAACAGCAGCAACAGCGATGATAAAGCAAGGTTACCAAGTGTGGTTGTTTGGCTCGGCTAAAGATCGTGAAGTAACCCAAAAGATAATCGAACAAGTCCCTGTTAATATGCAGCAGCATTGCTTCAATTTAGCTGGAGATACGAGCTTAATTCAGGCTGTAGACTTGATCGGGGCTTGTCGTACTGTCGTTAGCAATGATTCTGGGCTGATGCATGTGGCCGCCGCGGTGGGCTGTAATGTCGTGGCTGTTTATGGCTCTAGTTCACCTAAATATACGCCACCGCTAACGAACAAACTGGTAATCATCAATACTGATATTGAGTGCCGACCTTGCTTTGAACGAACTTGTCCCAAGCAGCATCTAAAGTGCCTAACTGAGTTAATGCCGAGTAGAGTCATTAGTGCTATTGAGCAGTTTGATGTTATTTCCCAAGGCAAAATATAAATAAGGTCGTTATATGAGCATCGTCGTTCGTTGGGCCTATACCGCGCTACTTTTCTTTGTTAGCCCTATTCTGCTTTGGGGCTTATATCGCTCCAAAGCAAACAAACCGCCTTTTGGTCATCGCTGGAAAGAGCATTTCGGATTTACACCGCCTATTAAGAATAGACAATCGGGTGTGATTTGGATTCATGCCGTTTCAGTAGGGGAAGTGCTGGCGAGTAAGAAGTTAGTTGAACAACTGGCGATACAAAACCCAGATAAAAGAATACTGATCACTACAACAACGAGTACAGGGGCTGAGCAGGTAGAAAAGATGAGCGGTTCGATTAGCCACCGTTATATGCCTATTGATTTTAGTTGGTGTGTTCAACGTTTTATCAACCTCGTTCAGCCAGATAACATGCTCATTATTGAAACGGAATTATGGCCAAACACCATTAACACCGTTGCTAAAAATGATATTCCGATAATATTAGTCAATGGACGATTATCAGAAAAATCAGCCAGCAATTATCAAAAAATGAGTTCGTTAATTTATCCGACAATTTCTAAGTTAAGTTTAATATTGACGCTACACTCTGATGATAAATCTCGATTTGAGTTACTAGGTGCGCCGAGCGAAAAAGTCATTGTCACAGGGTCAATTAAGTACGATGTGTCGATTGATAATAATGTAATCGCACAAGGCGAGCATCTTAAAGATATTTTGGGGCAGGGTAGGCAGATTTTCGTCGCCGCGAGCACCCATGCGGGCGAAGATGAACAAATATTTAGAGCTTACCAACAAGCCAAAAGAGAACTGCCAAAATTACTCTTAGTGATAGTACCTCGTCATCCTGAGCGGTTTGATTCAGTTGCAGAATTGGCTCAAAACCAAGGCTTAGTTTTGGTTCGACGAACCGAAGTTGTTGACGAGTTACCGCTCGATGTCGACGTCTACCTAGGAGATACGATGGGAGAGCTTATGGTTATGCTTTCTGCGAGTGATCTCGTCTTTATGGGAGGAAGCCTACTTGGAAAGAAAGTAGGAGGGCATAACTTCATCGAACCTGCGCTGCTTCAAAAATACTGCTTAACAGGGCCGAGCTATTTCAATTTTGCAGACCTGGCGAATCAATTGATCGACTCGAGCGCACTGTCTGTTGTAGCCGATGAGAATGAGCTTGCTTTACAAATGATCAGTGCATTATCCAAGCCTAAAGAGTTAATTGAAAAAGGGCGAATAGGCTATGGTATAGTTCAACAGAATCAAGGTGCGTTACATAAAACACTCCAATTGATACATCATTCAGCCACCAATAATCAGTCAACCAATATTGAGACATCACCATGATCAAAACTTTTGTTATTCATGTAAGCAAAGGCTACGAAGAACGTAGAAAACATATAGATAAGCACCTGCCAGAAGTGGGCATCACTGATTACGAATATATGTTAGCTGGTGATATCGATGATCTATCTGATGACGTTAGAAATGGTTTTTTTGACGACTCACTGAGGCTCCCTGAGAAGTCTTGCTTTTATAAGCACTACTTAGTGATGAAAAAAGTCGTAGAAGAACAAATTCCACAAGTATTAGTGTTAGAAGATGATGCTTTTTTAAATAGCGATTTTATTGAGCAACTAGAAGCTTTCCAAAGTGAGCTTATTGGTGAAGAGAAGTATCTTGTAAATATTGAAGAGGCATCAAGCTTAGTACCCGCATCAGTAAGAGTGCCAAATCAACATCTGTACTTGTGTAAAACGAATAAGCTTACTGGTGGTTTGCTTTATGACCTTAGTTTTGCTCGCGCAATGGTAGAGCATATGGAAAGCAATGTAACCGACGCACCTATTGATGGTTATATTGGTAATGAACGAACGACATTAGAGTACAATATTTTTTGGACACACCCACCTTTGGTTCGACAGGGCAGTAAAACCGGTGCATTTGATAGTGAGTTGAGTGGTAGAACCTCAGGGCTTTATGCGACGGTTAGAAGTTGGTTTAAAGAGGGATACCGAACTCATGTTCGAAGCCATGTCAGCAGCAAGCACAAAGCACTTTTTAAAAATATTACGAAGTACTAAATTATGAAATCAGAATTGGCTAGAAAACACTTAACATTTGTCATTTATGGCAATGATAGAACTTACTATCAAGGCGCAAGATTTTGCATTTTGTCTTTTTTAGCCAATTGGGTTGAGGCAAATGGAACTCGGCCTGAAATTTCTGTTCTAGCAGAAGAGCCTGAGCACTTCGCTAATATGCCAATTAAAGTGTTTCCGATATCGCCAGCTCAAAAGGCTGAATGGAGTCTAGGCAATACTTATCACTTCAGAATCAAGAACCGCGGCTTAAAATATCTTTGTGATAATTTAGAGTTGAGTCCTGAAGATAAACTGCTTTTTCTAGATACAGATACGTACTTTAACGTGCCAACAAACGTTTACTTCGACTCTATATCGGATAAAAACGCGTTACTGTTTTGCTCAGAAGTGAACATCAATACTTTGCCAAGCACCAATGAGTATGCACATATCAGAGATAGAGATATAAAGCTTATGGATGGCAGTGTCTACCGCACCAACCCAGACTCAGTTATGTGGGCGTCAGCAGTCATCGGTATCACCGGAAATCACACATCAGCTTTTGATCATGCCGATGTGTTGATTCAAGCGTTACGTCAAGAAGGGTGTGAGGCGCACACTTTAGAGCAGTTTGCGTTATCTGAAGCGCTCTCTACACAGGTGAATATTGAACCCGCGAAAGCTTGGCTCAATCATTATTCAACGAGTGGACGAAAAGACTGGGCGAGAACCGTGTTGGAACAGTTCTTTGAAGCACATGGAGATAAACCATTTGAAGAGCAA is drawn from Vibrio sp. SNU_ST1 and contains these coding sequences:
- the rpmB gene encoding 50S ribosomal protein L28, which codes for MSRVCQVTGKRPVTGNNRSHARNATKRRFLPNLQTHRFWVESEKRFVKLRLTAKGMRIIDKKGIDAVLVDIRARGENV
- the rpmG gene encoding 50S ribosomal protein L33, producing the protein MAKGIREKIRLVSSAGTGHFYTTDKNKRNMPGKFEIKKFDPVVRQHVMYKEAKIK
- the mutM gene encoding bifunctional DNA-formamidopyrimidine glycosylase/DNA-(apurinic or apyrimidinic site) lyase, whose protein sequence is MPELPEVEVSRMGISPHLVGETIKTLTFRTPKLRWDIPQELKRLEGLVIRSISRRAKYLLIETDAGTAIVHLGMSGSLRVLDADFPPAKHDHVDLKLTNGKVLRYNDPRRFGAWLWSAPNEVHSVLLGSGPEPLTDDFNADYIAEKAAKRKVAVKQFIMDNKVVVGVGNIYANEALFSSRINPLRSASKVTKQEWLLLTKEIKQVLATAIRQGGTTLKDFAQADGKPGYFAQELQVYGKAGEQCPNCAELIQELKIGQRNTFYCSRCQV
- a CDS encoding glycosyl transferase family 90 gives rise to the protein MKIFYYLKHALLSIAPRLYFSKQFEKLEKSYSGQADYIKTRVNYYVKGLGDFDKASLSCEINNYSRKGYTSYFFDLKEFLHYFPKYFRFSYYFGDETHIEPVPTLFKARPINGNNSNSVLFKLDKRRHFRFVDDSLSFSDKKNMAVFRGAVTQPHRIRFMEHLYGHPLMNAGQSNASEQHPEWQQPFMTVEEQLQYKFIICLEGNDVASNLKWAMSSNSLVVTPKMKFETWFMEGTLQPGIHYVEVKDDWSDFEQKIQYYLDNPKESEQMIKNAHEYLAPFQDEQLEKLVCIKTLQEYFRLSGQAVNEHAINEQDK
- the waaF gene encoding lipopolysaccharide heptosyltransferase II; protein product: MKILIIGPSWVGDMVMSQGLYIELQRQYPDAKIDVLAPAWCKPILERMPQVNQALEMPLGHGQFDLKSRYRIGKSLREVQYDKAYVLPNSAKSALIPLFARVSERVGWKGEMRYGLLNDVRTNKKAFQYMLERYVALAHPKAEMTGSGCLGELSSLPFPSLQVVDSSQQEAMEQFGLNNQRPVLGLCPGAEFGPAKRWPDNHFATAATAMIKQGYQVWLFGSAKDREVTQKIIEQVPVNMQQHCFNLAGDTSLIQAVDLIGACRTVVSNDSGLMHVAAAVGCNVVAVYGSSSPKYTPPLTNKLVIINTDIECRPCFERTCPKQHLKCLTELMPSRVISAIEQFDVISQGKI
- the waaA gene encoding lipid IV(A) 3-deoxy-D-manno-octulosonic acid transferase, with the protein product MSIVVRWAYTALLFFVSPILLWGLYRSKANKPPFGHRWKEHFGFTPPIKNRQSGVIWIHAVSVGEVLASKKLVEQLAIQNPDKRILITTTTSTGAEQVEKMSGSISHRYMPIDFSWCVQRFINLVQPDNMLIIETELWPNTINTVAKNDIPIILVNGRLSEKSASNYQKMSSLIYPTISKLSLILTLHSDDKSRFELLGAPSEKVIVTGSIKYDVSIDNNVIAQGEHLKDILGQGRQIFVAASTHAGEDEQIFRAYQQAKRELPKLLLVIVPRHPERFDSVAELAQNQGLVLVRRTEVVDELPLDVDVYLGDTMGELMVMLSASDLVFMGGSLLGKKVGGHNFIEPALLQKYCLTGPSYFNFADLANQLIDSSALSVVADENELALQMISALSKPKELIEKGRIGYGIVQQNQGALHKTLQLIHHSATNNQSTNIETSP
- a CDS encoding glycosyltransferase family 25 protein, yielding MIKTFVIHVSKGYEERRKHIDKHLPEVGITDYEYMLAGDIDDLSDDVRNGFFDDSLRLPEKSCFYKHYLVMKKVVEEQIPQVLVLEDDAFLNSDFIEQLEAFQSELIGEEKYLVNIEEASSLVPASVRVPNQHLYLCKTNKLTGGLLYDLSFARAMVEHMESNVTDAPIDGYIGNERTTLEYNIFWTHPPLVRQGSKTGAFDSELSGRTSGLYATVRSWFKEGYRTHVRSHVSSKHKALFKNITKY